From Campylobacter peloridis LMG 23910, the proteins below share one genomic window:
- a CDS encoding DNA topoisomerase 3, with translation MRLFIAEKPELGRAIAEGLDGNVKKFEGYIQKGDNLITWAFGHILRLATPEFYNEKWKLWNLNDLPLDIKEFKYIPINNSKKQLEIICKLIKNDQVDSIVHCGDADDEGQILIDEIIQYSKTKKPVFRVLINDLTPKAVKVEISKMKPNSQFKGMSERGFARSQADWIVGINLTRAYTSVAQQKSGFREVLTLGRVQTPILGLITARDNEYENFKSMDYYSLLGKFEINGKIFNARLKTEEKIIDENIAKQIKENNINKTGLISVFKEKKKEYPPLPYSLLILQAECAKLYGYSPDKTLEITQNLREKYKAITYNRSDCQYLPETMFEQAPNILNSIKSNIKNNDSDLSLLLEKSDLSIKSKAFNDKNISAHYGIIPTQNNFDCGLLKEEEKNIYILIAKRFVIQFFKPREYEVTNLEIQTYDKSVFGTSQSKNISEGFRKFFKQSDEKDNEDTNNHLDISLIENNSVCKIKDIEIEKKQTKPRPYYTMDSLLKDLNSVAKYVKDEKIKKLLIEKDKDKKGENGGIGTPATRSTHIKNLIEQGYIEVSKDKKQVVKSTKKGRLLISLAPETLKYPDMTALWFEQQKMIEQGTIKKEDFLQNILKEVNSEILKIKENGSMNQFSQLSKEKQYSCPECKNGYLIRRKNTKGTYWWGCSEYKNGCKFMCFDEKNKPKLK, from the coding sequence ATGAGATTGTTTATAGCGGAAAAACCTGAACTTGGTAGAGCAATTGCAGAAGGCTTAGATGGTAATGTTAAGAAATTTGAAGGTTATATTCAAAAAGGCGATAATTTAATTACTTGGGCTTTTGGTCATATATTGAGATTAGCGACACCTGAATTTTATAATGAAAAATGGAAGTTGTGGAATTTAAATGATTTGCCTTTGGACATTAAAGAATTTAAATATATTCCTATAAATAATAGCAAAAAACAATTAGAAATTATCTGCAAATTGATTAAAAATGATCAAGTAGATAGTATTGTTCATTGCGGTGATGCAGATGATGAGGGTCAAATTCTTATTGATGAAATTATTCAGTATTCAAAAACAAAAAAACCTGTTTTTAGAGTTTTAATTAATGATTTAACTCCAAAAGCAGTTAAAGTTGAAATTTCTAAAATGAAGCCGAATTCTCAATTTAAAGGAATGAGTGAAAGAGGATTTGCAAGAAGTCAAGCTGATTGGATTGTAGGTATTAATCTTACAAGAGCTTATACAAGTGTAGCACAGCAAAAAAGTGGTTTTAGAGAAGTTCTTACTTTAGGAAGAGTTCAAACTCCGATTTTAGGGCTTATAACAGCAAGAGATAATGAATATGAAAATTTTAAAAGCATGGATTATTATTCATTGCTAGGAAAATTTGAAATAAATGGAAAAATATTTAATGCAAGATTAAAAACAGAAGAAAAGATTATCGATGAAAATATTGCTAAACAAATAAAAGAAAACAACATTAATAAAACGGGGTTAATTAGTGTTTTTAAAGAAAAAAAGAAAGAATATCCCCCTTTGCCTTATAGTCTTTTAATTTTGCAAGCAGAGTGTGCTAAATTATATGGTTATTCACCTGATAAAACATTAGAAATCACTCAAAATTTAAGAGAAAAATATAAAGCCATAACTTACAATAGATCAGATTGTCAATATTTACCTGAAACAATGTTTGAACAAGCTCCAAATATTTTAAATTCTATTAAATCAAATATAAAAAATAATGATAGTGATTTAAGTTTATTGCTTGAAAAGAGTGATTTAAGCATTAAAAGCAAAGCTTTTAATGATAAAAATATTTCCGCTCACTATGGAATAATACCAACTCAAAACAATTTTGATTGTGGGCTTTTAAAAGAAGAAGAAAAGAATATCTATATTTTAATAGCAAAAAGATTTGTGATTCAGTTTTTTAAACCAAGAGAATATGAAGTTACAAATCTTGAGATACAAACTTATGATAAGAGTGTATTTGGCACTTCTCAAAGTAAAAATATTAGCGAGGGTTTTAGAAAATTTTTCAAGCAAAGTGATGAAAAAGACAATGAAGATACTAATAATCATTTGGACATTTCACTAATAGAGAATAATAGTGTTTGCAAAATTAAAGATATTGAAATAGAGAAAAAGCAAACAAAACCGCGTCCTTATTACACGATGGATTCTTTATTAAAGGATTTAAATAGTGTTGCTAAATATGTGAAAGATGAAAAAATAAAAAAATTACTAATTGAAAAAGATAAAGACAAAAAAGGCGAAAATGGAGGTATTGGAACACCTGCTACTAGATCAACTCATATTAAAAATTTAATTGAGCAAGGATATATTGAGGTAAGTAAAGATAAAAAACAAGTTGTTAAATCTACTAAAAAAGGAAGACTCTTAATATCTTTAGCACCTGAAACTCTTAAATATCCTGATATGACTGCTTTATGGTTTGAACAACAAAAAATGATTGAACAAGGCACAATAAAAAAAGAAGATTTCTTACAAAATATATTAAAGGAGGTTAATAGTGAAATTTTGAAAATAAAAGAAAATGGGAGTATGAATCAATTCTCACAATTATCAAAAGAAAAACAATATAGTTGCCCTGAATGTAAAAATGGTTATTTAATAAGAAGAAAAAAT
- a CDS encoding TrbM/KikA/MpfK family conjugal transfer protein — MKIKLISIILAMFMFSNLKAIKLDYLSGDTRYACEAMLCLASPIKPPECASAIARYFAIKFKKPWKTIQARKDFLNLCPVDNSDTEMLKYKNDILVHLDGECNLYELNKRVQSTIIGYERVCGGVGDPCELKPVYGYRINPELTQSCYLLQSSSYTDYQGFEYICPKEYIEEEAWHRGYKLKEISEQEYNLLPNNLREKYRKKINFRWKWVFYKKIFINKKCWIKND; from the coding sequence ATGAAAATAAAATTGATATCAATAATTTTAGCTATGTTTATGTTCTCAAATTTAAAAGCTATAAAATTGGATTATTTAAGTGGGGATACTAGATATGCTTGTGAAGCTATGCTTTGTTTAGCTTCGCCTATTAAACCACCTGAATGTGCAAGTGCAATTGCAAGATATTTTGCAATCAAGTTTAAAAAGCCTTGGAAAACCATACAGGCAAGAAAGGATTTTTTGAATTTATGTCCTGTGGATAATAGTGATACTGAAATGCTTAAATATAAGAATGATATTTTAGTTCATTTAGATGGTGAATGTAATTTATACGAATTAAACAAAAGAGTTCAATCTACTATTATAGGATACGAAAGAGTATGTGGAGGCGTGGGAGATCCTTGTGAATTAAAACCTGTTTATGGATATAGAATTAATCCAGAATTAACACAATCTTGTTATTTACTACAATCATCTTCATATACAGATTATCAAGGTTTTGAATATATTTGTCCTAAAGAATACATTGAAGAAGAAGCTTGGCATAGAGGCTATAAATTAAAAGAAATTTCCGAACAAGAATACAACTTGCTTCCTAATAATTTAAGAGAAAAATATCGTAAAAAAATAAATTTTCGATGGAAATGGGTTTTTTATAAAAAAATCTTTATTAATAAAAAATGCTGGATAAAAAATGACTGA
- a CDS encoding cag pathogenicity island Cag12 family protein — protein MKKTLSLLLLTSVIFIGCASSAPKPKKLEGGSKLTLNNSLLEEKYRFVPKDSKLSNMDWIYQIELTKNKEGLLTNEQIVKTFLLAHNAKRIILIGEKNIIQEYEEYFKKNGVEAEMILQPISIIKGDKNTINMLFFHAKDGEINE, from the coding sequence ATGAAAAAAACGCTTAGTTTGCTTTTATTAACAAGTGTAATTTTTATAGGATGTGCAAGTTCTGCACCAAAACCTAAAAAACTTGAAGGCGGTTCAAAGCTAACCTTGAATAATTCTTTATTGGAGGAAAAATATAGATTTGTTCCTAAAGATTCAAAGTTAAGCAATATGGACTGGATTTATCAAATAGAGCTTACAAAAAATAAAGAAGGCTTGCTCACTAATGAACAAATAGTAAAAACTTTTCTTTTGGCTCATAATGCAAAAAGAATTATCTTAATAGGCGAAAAAAATATCATTCAAGAATATGAAGAGTATTTTAAAAAAAATGGTGTTGAAGCAGAAATGATCTTACAGCCTATAAGCATTATTAAGGGAGATAAAAATACTATCAATATGCTTTTTTTTCATGCAAAAGATGGAGAGATAAATGAGTAA
- a CDS encoding conjugal transfer protein TraG/VirD4 produces the protein MKDKIVMLVFISIFSLLIAYFLSPFVMFYLNDVSLKRILGFYNLKFTFEALINAYPKAYISFFGMFGFSVIVLMLLALIAKSKKTQFGEARFANLAEIKKMKLFSDNGIIIGKYKGKFLRFKGPQFVALGAPTRSGKGVGIVIPNLMDWKESAVVQDIKQECFDFTSKYRKEVLGQDVFLFNPFSKRTHRYNPLTYIDMSDSDNCDSQLMDLANIIYPKEGDSTTQFFNGLAQNLFIGLCYLWKDLNLKEDGKLFLETFNLKTEFSFFGILQLSKGFTFEYEGKKINGFDNTYKYLSNCDDLLSDITKRRLETYFSISSDNTKSGVMSSFNEPLTPFEAEVLKLSTQTSDFDLRDLRKKKMTIYIGITPDQLTNAKFILNIFWSQLILLNTKELPEQNPQIKYTCLMLMDEFTAPRKIPIYLSAVSFMAGYLMRSLMIYQSKSQLKAPAPDGYGDDGAKTLLTNHACQIFYTPREQEDAEEISRILGNTTFKTRSRSVGASGGSTSYSEASRALMLPQELREMSFEDELITIDNGKPILCKKAFYYNDPYFIDKFKQVSPTLAKIKGIPKEHILKGAFQRGECRIQIPTTGENNEKNA, from the coding sequence ATGAAAGATAAGATTGTAATGCTTGTTTTTATAAGTATTTTTTCACTATTAATAGCTTATTTTTTAAGCCCTTTTGTGATGTTTTATCTTAATGATGTAAGCTTAAAAAGAATTCTTGGATTTTACAATCTTAAATTCACTTTTGAGGCATTAATAAATGCTTACCCAAAAGCTTATATTTCTTTCTTTGGTATGTTTGGTTTTAGTGTTATTGTTTTAATGCTTTTAGCATTAATAGCTAAAAGCAAAAAAACTCAATTTGGCGAGGCAAGATTTGCAAATTTAGCAGAAATTAAAAAAATGAAATTATTTTCAGACAATGGAATAATCATCGGAAAATATAAGGGAAAATTTTTAAGATTTAAAGGTCCTCAGTTTGTGGCTTTGGGAGCTCCAACAAGAAGTGGTAAAGGGGTTGGTATTGTAATACCAAATTTAATGGACTGGAAAGAGAGTGCTGTTGTTCAGGATATAAAACAAGAATGTTTTGATTTTACAAGTAAATATAGAAAAGAAGTTTTGGGTCAAGATGTTTTTCTTTTTAATCCATTTTCAAAAAGAACTCATCGTTACAACCCTTTAACTTATATTGATATGAGTGATAGTGATAATTGTGATAGTCAGTTAATGGATTTAGCAAATATCATTTATCCAAAAGAAGGAGATTCTACAACTCAATTCTTTAATGGTCTTGCACAAAACCTATTTATAGGACTTTGTTATTTGTGGAAAGATTTAAATTTAAAAGAAGATGGGAAACTTTTTTTAGAAACATTTAACTTAAAAACAGAATTTAGTTTTTTTGGAATATTACAACTTTCAAAAGGTTTTACTTTTGAATATGAGGGTAAAAAAATAAATGGATTTGATAATACTTATAAGTACTTATCAAATTGTGATGATCTGCTTTCAGATATCACAAAAAGAAGGTTAGAAACTTATTTTAGTATTTCAAGTGATAATACAAAATCAGGAGTTATGTCTTCTTTTAACGAGCCTTTAACTCCTTTTGAAGCAGAAGTGTTAAAACTTTCTACTCAAACTAGTGATTTTGATTTGAGAGATTTACGCAAAAAGAAAATGACTATTTATATAGGTATAACCCCTGATCAATTAACTAATGCAAAATTTATATTGAATATTTTTTGGTCGCAGTTAATTCTTTTGAATACAAAAGAACTTCCTGAACAAAATCCACAAATTAAATATACTTGTTTAATGCTTATGGATGAATTTACAGCACCTAGAAAAATTCCTATATATCTTTCGGCAGTAAGTTTTATGGCAGGTTATTTAATGCGTTCTTTGATGATTTATCAATCAAAATCTCAACTTAAAGCACCTGCTCCTGATGGATATGGGGATGATGGAGCAAAAACTCTTTTGACTAACCATGCTTGTCAAATTTTTTATACCCCAAGAGAGCAAGAAGATGCAGAGGAGATTAGTAGAATACTTGGTAATACTACATTTAAAACAAGATCAAGAAGTGTAGGGGCAAGTGGTGGATCTACAAGTTATAGTGAAGCAAGTAGGGCATTAATGCTTCCACAAGAACTTCGAGAAATGTCTTTTGAAGATGAGCTTATTACTATAGATAATGGAAAGCCTATTTTATGTAAAAAAGCTTTTTATTATAACGATCCATATTTTATTGATAAGTTTAAACAAGTCTCTCCAACTTTGGCAAAAATTAAAGGCATACCTAAAGAACATATCTTAAAAGGAGCTTTTCAAAGAGGAGAGTGTCGCATACAAATACCAACAACAGGAGAAAATAATGAAAAAAACGCTTAG
- the virB11 gene encoding P-type DNA transfer ATPase VirB11, translated as MSNSRTLEKLANDFFGKHLANSSVTEICYNGKENIFIQTNDGKWQEETSKLDYEASKSFATSLASFKEDKIDESRPILSCILHGGERVQVVIPPATKKEHISITIRKPSEKRFLIQDHVKSGLFEEIKTVHFITNPLDEELKKLYEAKNFKDFICKAVEYEKNIIIAGGTGSGKTTFMKTLIDFIPKEQRIITIEDVEEIKFYEHKNFVQLFYPSEAKNEDFLNSATLLKSCLRMKPDRILLAELRGAETYDFINVLSSGHGGSITSCHAGSTSETFERLALMTLQNTQGQKIPFEKIQDMLKNLIDVVVHIRAHNGKRHISQIYFKEMKNGK; from the coding sequence ATGAGTAATTCAAGAACCCTAGAAAAATTAGCTAATGATTTTTTTGGAAAACATTTGGCTAATTCCAGCGTAACTGAAATATGCTACAACGGCAAAGAAAATATTTTCATACAAACTAATGATGGAAAATGGCAAGAAGAAACAAGTAAGTTAGATTATGAAGCTTCTAAGTCGTTTGCTACTTCTTTAGCTTCTTTTAAAGAAGATAAGATAGATGAATCACGCCCTATCCTTTCTTGTATATTACATGGAGGTGAAAGGGTTCAGGTAGTAATTCCGCCAGCGACTAAAAAAGAGCATATTTCAATTACAATTAGAAAACCAAGCGAGAAAAGATTTTTAATACAAGATCATGTTAAAAGTGGTCTTTTTGAAGAAATAAAAACTGTTCATTTTATAACAAATCCTTTGGATGAGGAGTTGAAAAAGCTTTATGAGGCTAAAAATTTTAAAGATTTTATTTGTAAAGCAGTAGAGTATGAAAAAAATATCATTATAGCAGGAGGTACAGGAAGCGGTAAAACAACTTTTATGAAAACTTTAATTGATTTTATTCCCAAAGAACAAAGAATTATAACTATAGAAGATGTTGAAGAAATAAAATTTTATGAGCATAAAAATTTTGTACAACTTTTTTATCCTAGTGAAGCTAAAAATGAAGATTTTTTAAATTCTGCAACTCTTTTAAAATCGTGTCTTAGAATGAAGCCTGATAGAATCTTATTGGCAGAGCTTAGAGGTGCTGAAACTTATGATTTTATCAATGTTCTTTCTAGTGGGCATGGTGGTAGCATTACAAGTTGCCATGCAGGAAGCACTTCTGAAACATTCGAGCGTTTGGCTTTGATGACTTTACAAAATACTCAAGGTCAAAAAATACCTTTTGAAAAAATACAAGATATGCTTAAAAATCTTATTGATGTAGTTGTCCATATTAGAGCTCATAATGGAAAAAGACATATTAGTCAAATATATTTTAAAGAGATGAAGAATGGCAAATAA
- the virB10 gene encoding type IV secretion system protein VirB10, which translates to MSNQEKQELKDMDLQSELQAQSVNVKKIQIYVFFIACVFILLIFAYIFAKSFIGSSDDTANTQAKEVNKDIASSVKLKDFILPQKEEPVKEETKSFEEVLKEREQEKPVEVTPKENPFELVSKPLQPRIVKGAGLVVVSSSSDGGAFNAQENNTQESSNNIFNSKPMQGDNALLSNGSNDFIGDVFTPTSASVSQFDPNLLLSKGTYIGCSLKTRLVSTIKGGIACIVSNDVYSSNGNVLLIEKGSTITGSFSSGQLNDGMDRLFVIWQEIRTPNNIIIPVYSGATDELGASGIQGWVDHHYMKRFGSAILLSIIDDSLNILANQVINKKENSVDYTENSRETSREIANTALEKMINIQPTLYKNHGDLVGVYVNKDIDFSKVYQLKRKGFF; encoded by the coding sequence ATGAGTAATCAAGAAAAACAAGAATTAAAAGATATGGATTTACAAAGTGAGTTGCAAGCACAAAGCGTTAATGTTAAAAAAATTCAAATCTATGTATTCTTTATTGCTTGTGTATTTATATTATTGATTTTTGCATATATCTTTGCAAAATCTTTTATTGGTAGTAGTGATGATACTGCAAATACACAAGCAAAAGAAGTTAATAAAGACATTGCTAGTAGTGTGAAATTAAAAGATTTTATTTTACCTCAAAAAGAAGAACCTGTTAAAGAAGAAACAAAGAGTTTTGAAGAAGTATTGAAAGAAAGAGAACAGGAAAAACCCGTTGAAGTAACTCCAAAAGAAAATCCTTTCGAGCTTGTCTCAAAACCTTTACAACCAAGAATAGTAAAAGGTGCAGGGTTAGTTGTGGTAAGTAGTAGTAGTGATGGTGGGGCTTTTAATGCACAAGAAAACAATACACAAGAAAGCTCAAATAATATTTTTAATTCTAAACCTATGCAAGGAGATAATGCTTTATTATCTAATGGATCAAATGATTTTATCGGCGATGTTTTTACCCCAACTAGTGCTAGTGTTAGTCAGTTTGATCCAAATTTATTATTATCTAAAGGAACTTATATAGGTTGTTCTTTAAAAACTCGTTTAGTTAGCACTATTAAAGGGGGTATTGCTTGTATTGTTTCAAATGATGTTTATTCTTCAAATGGCAATGTTCTTTTAATTGAAAAAGGAAGCACCATTACAGGAAGTTTTAGTTCAGGACAATTAAATGATGGTATGGATAGGCTTTTTGTTATTTGGCAAGAAATAAGAACGCCTAATAATATTATTATACCAGTTTATTCAGGTGCAACTGATGAGCTTGGAGCAAGTGGAATACAAGGATGGGTAGATCATCATTATATGAAACGCTTTGGTTCAGCTATTTTATTATCAATAATTGATGATTCTTTAAATATTTTAGCTAATCAAGTTATTAATAAAAAAGAAAATAGCGTTGATTATACGGAAAATTCAAGAGAAACTTCTCGTGAAATAGCTAATACTGCTTTAGAAAAAATGATTAATATCCAACCAACTCTTTACAAAAATCACGGTGATTTAGTAGGTGTATATGTTAATAAAGATATTGATTTTTCTAAGGTTTATCAATTAAAAAGAAAGGGCTTTTTTTAA
- the virB9 gene encoding P-type conjugative transfer protein VirB9, with product MIKNISLALSFSFLALPVFALNEPQKSEYDQRVAHAEYNSKDVFKMVARNGFVSMIEFSDEEVIINTATGFSEGWDLIEKKNLLFIKPKAYKTRLFVENDPYNQGQQKEMIVDPNPKDWKTNLIVTTNLKTYIFDLLLTNDSKQATYKLSFSHADKILKQENKIKKELEKKIVREELDKNIVPRNWDFLMKANKGSEDIAPNYAYDDGVFTYLGFDNTKTFPSVFLYENGKEMILNTHIKKDGKYDVLVVQKIAKQILLRSGDKVVGIFNNGYGKNPLDKTRETSNENIQRVINDPSKTLLLEQSLLGNEQ from the coding sequence ATGATAAAAAATATTAGCCTAGCCCTTTCTTTTTCATTTTTGGCTTTACCTGTTTTTGCATTAAATGAACCGCAAAAATCAGAATACGATCAACGCGTAGCACATGCTGAGTATAACTCTAAAGATGTTTTTAAAATGGTAGCTAGAAATGGTTTTGTAAGTATGATTGAATTTAGCGATGAAGAAGTCATTATAAATACCGCTACAGGATTTTCTGAAGGTTGGGATTTAATAGAGAAAAAAAATCTTTTATTTATTAAACCAAAAGCTTATAAAACTAGACTTTTTGTAGAAAATGATCCTTATAATCAAGGTCAGCAAAAAGAGATGATTGTTGATCCAAATCCAAAAGACTGGAAAACAAATTTAATTGTTACCACTAATTTAAAAACTTATATTTTTGATTTATTGCTAACTAATGATAGTAAGCAAGCAACTTATAAATTGTCTTTTAGCCACGCTGATAAAATCTTAAAGCAAGAGAATAAAATAAAAAAAGAGCTAGAAAAGAAAATTGTAAGAGAAGAGCTTGATAAAAATATAGTTCCTAGAAACTGGGATTTTTTAATGAAAGCGAATAAAGGAAGTGAAGATATAGCACCAAATTATGCTTATGATGATGGTGTTTTTACTTACTTAGGTTTTGATAACACAAAAACATTTCCGAGTGTATTTTTATATGAAAACGGCAAAGAAATGATCTTAAATACTCACATTAAAAAAGATGGAAAATATGATGTTTTAGTAGTTCAAAAAATTGCAAAACAAATTCTACTAAGAAGTGGAGATAAGGTTGTTGGAATTTTTAATAATGGCTATGGAAAAAATCCTTTAGATAAAACTAGAGAAACCTCTAATGAAAATATACAAAGAGTGATAAATGATCCAAGTAAAACACTTTTACTAGAACAATCTTTATTAGGAAATGAGCAATGA
- a CDS encoding virB8 family protein, which translates to MKNQNEINSNALNFEASVRYLIEKSNQRAWLVAFISMAISIIAVIAVIFLTPLKTTEPYVIKVDNTTGMVDIITSLQEEQISSIEALDKYFISQYIKAREGYYYKFLNQDYVLTQLMSDENVANEYRAIYAGDNALDQIYKDNVEVSVKILSIVLGNSNGVKTSTIRALITKKDSVTKSTQQSTKVITLAYDFLLAKTSEENRILNPLGFKVTNYRVDEEIR; encoded by the coding sequence TTGAAAAACCAAAATGAAATTAATTCTAATGCTTTGAATTTTGAAGCAAGTGTAAGATATTTGATTGAAAAATCAAATCAAAGAGCTTGGTTAGTTGCATTTATAAGTATGGCAATATCAATTATTGCTGTAATTGCTGTAATTTTCTTAACACCATTAAAAACTACTGAACCTTATGTGATTAAAGTAGATAATACTACTGGTATGGTGGATATTATTACTAGCTTACAAGAAGAGCAAATTAGCTCTATTGAAGCTTTAGACAAATACTTTATCTCTCAATATATAAAAGCTAGAGAAGGTTATTATTATAAGTTTTTAAATCAAGATTATGTTCTTACTCAATTAATGAGTGATGAAAATGTTGCAAATGAGTATAGAGCTATCTATGCTGGCGATAATGCTTTAGATCAAATTTATAAAGATAATGTTGAAGTAAGCGTTAAGATTTTAAGTATTGTTCTTGGAAATAGCAATGGAGTAAAAACCTCTACTATAAGAGCATTAATTACTAAAAAAGATTCTGTAACAAAAAGCACACAGCAATCAACCAAAGTTATAACTTTGGCGTATGATTTTTTACTTGCAAAAACAAGTGAAGAAAATAGAATTTTAAACCCTCTTGGCTTTAAGGTTACTAACTATAGAGTTGATGAGGAAATAAGATGA